In a single window of the Helicobacter felis ATCC 49179 genome:
- a CDS encoding HNH endonuclease has protein sequence MPVNVDTEQVRALLERFEDFQEHLYQETRAFLQELETFYGETKEELAQTKKALQEAKEGLARARAWEVACEIALAIAIATEWGVWAATIALNIAVEKREKWEQKVALLEEAVEIYTEELRRIQTILIEEFCQQSRTLHLAYGQEHHELCMRALKASAIIEQEYMIPPWIQKLYDKLQGLESQLDPLIKQTQIQAIHDQYRAFLEERKEGFIVSEDETFKTPFNDLNLPVFPALFSTQLDLKTLDNEKPMLCFYALKALQKALATSTALQDILSDEDKDQINKGITPKGYLWHFDPNPPLGTMQLVREEVLLSVPHTKGYPLWKEILPQLQTQIGDL, from the coding sequence ATGCCTGTCAATGTGGACACGGAGCAGGTGCGCGCGCTCTTAGAGCGTTTTGAGGATTTTCAGGAGCATTTATACCAAGAAACCCGCGCCTTTTTGCAGGAGCTAGAAACCTTTTATGGGGAAACTAAAGAGGAGCTAGCCCAGACCAAGAAGGCTTTGCAAGAGGCAAAGGAGGGGCTAGCTAGGGCTAGGGCGTGGGAGGTTGCTTGTGAAATCGCATTAGCCATCGCCATCGCCACAGAGTGGGGGGTGTGGGCGGCTACAATCGCTCTTAATATTGCCGTTGAAAAGCGCGAAAAATGGGAGCAAAAGGTCGCCCTGCTAGAGGAGGCGGTTGAAATTTACACAGAGGAGCTTAGGCGTATCCAAACGATTTTAATCGAAGAGTTTTGTCAACAAAGTCGGACTTTGCACTTGGCCTATGGGCAAGAACACCATGAACTTTGCATGCGCGCGCTCAAAGCCTCTGCTATCATCGAGCAGGAGTATATGATCCCCCCTTGGATTCAAAAACTCTATGACAAATTACAAGGCCTAGAATCCCAGCTAGACCCTCTCATCAAGCAAACACAAATTCAAGCCATTCACGATCAATACCGCGCTTTCTTAGAGGAGCGCAAAGAGGGTTTTATAGTGTCTGAGGATGAAACCTTTAAAACTCCCTTTAACGATCTCAATTTGCCCGTTTTTCCGGCACTTTTTAGCACCCAATTAGATTTAAAGACCTTAGATAATGAAAAACCCATGCTCTGCTTTTATGCGCTCAAAGCCCTGCAAAAAGCCTTAGCTACAAGCACAGCCCTGCAAGACATATTAAGCGATGAGGACAAGGATCAGATCAATAAGGGCATCACGCCTAAGGGCTATCTCTGGCATTTTGATCCCAACCCCCCGCTAGGCACGATGCAATTAGTGCGCGAAGAAGTGCTGTTATCTGTCCCCCACACGAAAGGATACCCTCTATGGAAAGAAATACTCCCTCAACTGCAAACCCAAATTGGGGATTTGTAA
- a CDS encoding SMI1/KNR4 family protein — protein MERNTPSTANPNWGFVIPLEENALQSAQKICGLEFSPAFIAFLQRANNAIPAKRNFTLGQESYTFKNVFNFNTEGKCTFAFFMQKLKAHLDAPEIFFGSDGYGGLFILNTSTDQVLFLDTDTGVKKPLIAFDLFLKKLES, from the coding sequence ATGGAAAGAAATACTCCCTCAACTGCAAACCCAAATTGGGGATTTGTAATCCCCCTAGAAGAAAACGCCCTGCAGAGCGCGCAAAAGATATGCGGCCTAGAGTTTAGCCCTGCCTTTATCGCGTTTTTACAGCGGGCTAATAACGCCATCCCTGCTAAACGCAACTTCACACTAGGCCAAGAGAGCTACACCTTTAAAAATGTGTTCAACTTCAACACAGAGGGCAAATGCACCTTTGCTTTTTTCATGCAAAAGCTCAAAGCGCATTTAGACGCACCAGAAATCTTTTTTGGCAGTGATGGCTATGGCGGGCTGTTTATCTTAAATACTAGCACTGATCAAGTGCTGTTTTTAGACACGGATACGGGGGTTAAAAAACCCTTGATTGCCTTTGATCTTTTCCTTAAAAAATTAGAATCTTAG